In a genomic window of Nocardiopsis mwathae:
- a CDS encoding carbon-nitrogen hydrolase family protein has protein sequence MTRLANPTGAGATDPGAVLRVALDQGTGTSGDVDSALRRLEGRAHAAAAAGARLMVGPEMSMTGYNIGDGIARLAEGADGPLHTEVARIAAQSGIALLYGYPERDGDRVYNTVRLVDPSGAVLAEYRKNHLFGDLDRAAFAPGGRPVVQATLDGVRLGLLICYDVEFPEIVRAHALAGTELLLVPTALMLPHTGVATTIVPARALENGLFVAYVNRCDREGELDYCGLSCLVGPDGGEVLRAGADERLLVADVDTAVLRAARAATPYLDDRRPELYSALTAP, from the coding sequence ATGACCAGGCTTGCGAACCCGACCGGTGCCGGTGCCACCGACCCGGGAGCGGTGCTGCGCGTCGCCCTGGACCAGGGCACCGGCACCAGCGGTGACGTCGACAGCGCCCTGCGGCGGCTGGAGGGCCGCGCCCACGCGGCCGCCGCGGCCGGAGCCCGACTCATGGTCGGCCCCGAGATGTCCATGACCGGCTACAACATCGGCGACGGCATCGCCCGCCTGGCCGAGGGCGCCGACGGACCGCTGCACACCGAGGTCGCCCGGATCGCCGCACAGAGCGGCATCGCCCTCCTCTACGGGTATCCCGAGCGCGACGGCGATCGGGTGTACAACACGGTGCGCCTGGTCGACCCCTCCGGCGCCGTGCTCGCGGAGTACCGCAAGAACCACCTCTTCGGCGACCTCGACCGCGCCGCCTTCGCCCCGGGCGGCCGACCGGTCGTCCAGGCCACCCTCGACGGTGTCCGCCTCGGCCTGCTCATCTGCTACGACGTCGAGTTCCCCGAGATCGTCCGGGCCCACGCGCTGGCCGGCACCGAACTGCTGCTGGTGCCCACCGCGCTGATGCTCCCGCACACCGGCGTGGCCACCACGATCGTCCCGGCCCGCGCGCTGGAGAACGGGCTCTTCGTCGCCTACGTCAACCGCTGCGACCGCGAGGGCGAGTTGGACTACTGCGGGCTGAGCTGCCTGGTCGGGCCGGACGGCGGCGAGGTTCTGCGCGCCGGGGCCGACGAGCGGCTGCTGGTGGCCGACGTCGACACCGCCGTGCTGCGGGCGGCCCGCGCCGCCACCCCCTACCTCGACGACCGCCGACCCGAGCTGTACTCGGCCCTCACCGCCCCCTGA
- a CDS encoding amino acid permease, whose amino-acid sequence MQLVEDTAQKQAAAPAPTGIGTRIKRCKPVERLVDETGQGQGGSLRRSMGLAQLTMISIGATLGTGIFVVLGEAVPVAGPAVILAFVIAGITALFSALAYAELAGMIPASGSAYSYSYATMGELVAWVCGWCLMLTYGVSVAAVAVGWGEYINQLLFLVTGISLPEGLTQPPGAEGGIINIPAAVVVVLAMAALLVGIRESAWLNSVMVVIKLGVLVMFVAIAITAVQDGNFAPFMPLGMAGVSAAGATLFFSYIGFDAASTAGEEAKNPQRDLPRAIMLSMIIVTALYCLVAFAAVGAVPWGIFGETEATLAQILTEVTGTPIWSVVFAAGAVIAIASVVLVVLYGQTRILFAMSRDGLIPKIFSKVDANGTPRWNTIIITAFIAVLAALVPLGHLADATSIGTLFAFALVNVAVLVLRRNRPELPRNFRVPFAPLTPVLGVLSCAYLMLSMGVATWVTFGLWLAAGLVIYFGYSMRNSRLEAEATAAPAEQRP is encoded by the coding sequence ATGCAGTTGGTCGAGGACACCGCGCAGAAACAAGCCGCAGCCCCGGCTCCGACCGGGATCGGTACGCGCATCAAGCGGTGCAAGCCGGTGGAGCGGCTGGTCGACGAGACCGGCCAGGGCCAGGGCGGCAGCCTGAGGCGGTCGATGGGACTGGCGCAGCTGACGATGATCAGCATCGGCGCCACCCTGGGCACCGGCATCTTCGTCGTGCTCGGCGAGGCAGTGCCGGTCGCCGGGCCGGCCGTCATCCTGGCGTTCGTGATCGCGGGCATCACCGCGCTCTTCTCCGCGCTCGCCTACGCCGAGCTCGCCGGGATGATCCCGGCCTCCGGCTCGGCCTACTCCTACTCGTACGCCACCATGGGCGAGCTCGTCGCCTGGGTGTGCGGCTGGTGTCTGATGCTCACCTACGGGGTGTCGGTGGCCGCCGTCGCCGTGGGCTGGGGTGAGTACATCAACCAGCTCCTCTTCCTCGTCACCGGCATCAGCCTGCCGGAAGGCCTCACGCAGCCGCCGGGCGCCGAGGGCGGGATCATCAACATCCCCGCGGCCGTGGTGGTCGTGCTGGCGATGGCCGCGCTGCTGGTCGGCATCCGCGAGAGCGCGTGGCTGAACAGCGTCATGGTCGTCATCAAGCTCGGCGTGCTGGTCATGTTCGTGGCCATCGCCATCACCGCCGTGCAGGACGGCAACTTCGCCCCCTTCATGCCGCTGGGCATGGCGGGCGTGAGTGCCGCCGGCGCCACCCTGTTCTTCTCCTATATCGGGTTCGACGCCGCCTCCACCGCCGGTGAGGAGGCCAAGAACCCGCAGCGGGACCTCCCGCGCGCGATCATGCTCTCGATGATCATCGTGACCGCGCTGTACTGCCTGGTCGCCTTCGCCGCCGTGGGCGCGGTGCCGTGGGGCATCTTCGGCGAGACCGAGGCCACCCTGGCCCAGATCCTCACCGAGGTCACCGGCACCCCGATCTGGTCGGTCGTCTTCGCGGCCGGCGCGGTCATCGCGATCGCCAGCGTCGTGCTGGTCGTGCTCTACGGCCAGACCCGCATCCTGTTCGCGATGTCCCGCGACGGCCTCATCCCGAAGATCTTCTCCAAGGTCGACGCCAACGGCACCCCGCGGTGGAACACCATCATCATCACCGCGTTCATCGCCGTGCTCGCCGCCCTGGTCCCGCTCGGCCACCTGGCCGACGCCACCAGCATCGGCACCCTGTTCGCCTTCGCGCTGGTCAACGTGGCCGTGCTGGTGCTGCGCCGGAACCGCCCGGAGCTGCCCCGCAACTTCCGGGTGCCCTTCGCCCCGCTCACCCCGGTACTGGGCGTGCTGTCCTGCGCCTACCTGATGCTGAGCATGGGCGTGGCCACCTGGGTCACCTTCGGTCTCTGGCTGGCCGCCGGCCTGGTGATCTACTTCGGCTACAGCATGCGCAACTCCCGGCTGGAGGCGGAGGCCACCGCCGCCCCCGCGGAGCAGCGCCCCTAG
- the ispG gene encoding flavodoxin-dependent (E)-4-hydroxy-3-methylbut-2-enyl-diphosphate synthase gives MTIDLGMPSAPPRPLATRRRSRQIMVGNVPVGGDAPVSVQSMTTTVTADINSTLQQIAELTASGCQIVRVAVPSADDAEALPIIAKKSQIPVIADIHFQPKYVFAAIDAGCAAVRVNPGNIKKFDDKVGEIAKAASDAGVPIRIGVNAGSLDKRLMAKYGKATPEALVESALWECSLFEEHGFRDIKISVKHNDPVVMINAYRLLAEQCDYPLHLGVTEAGPAFQGTIKSSVAFGALLAEGIGDTIRVSLSAPPAEEVKVGNQILESLGLRERGLEIVSCPSCGRAQVDVYTLADEVTAGLEGMDVPLRVAVMGCVVNGPGEARDADLGVASGNGKGQIFVKGEVIKTVPESKIVETLIEEAMRLAEEMKDSGAESGEPSVSVAD, from the coding sequence GTGACCATCGATCTCGGAATGCCCTCAGCGCCCCCGCGCCCGCTCGCGACCCGGCGCCGATCGAGGCAGATCATGGTCGGAAACGTGCCCGTGGGCGGCGACGCGCCGGTGTCCGTCCAGTCGATGACGACGACGGTGACCGCGGACATCAACTCCACGCTGCAGCAGATCGCCGAGCTCACCGCCTCCGGCTGCCAGATCGTGCGGGTCGCGGTGCCCAGCGCCGACGACGCCGAGGCACTGCCGATCATCGCGAAGAAGTCGCAGATCCCGGTGATCGCCGACATCCACTTCCAGCCCAAGTACGTCTTCGCCGCGATCGACGCGGGCTGCGCGGCGGTGCGCGTCAACCCGGGCAACATCAAGAAGTTCGACGACAAGGTCGGCGAGATCGCCAAGGCGGCGAGCGACGCGGGTGTGCCGATCCGCATCGGCGTCAACGCCGGGTCGCTGGACAAGCGCCTGATGGCCAAGTACGGCAAGGCCACCCCCGAGGCGCTGGTGGAGTCGGCGCTGTGGGAGTGCTCGCTGTTCGAGGAGCACGGCTTCCGCGACATCAAGATCTCGGTCAAGCACAACGACCCGGTCGTGATGATCAACGCCTACCGCCTGCTCGCCGAGCAGTGCGACTACCCGCTGCACTTGGGCGTCACCGAGGCCGGCCCGGCCTTCCAGGGCACGATCAAGTCCTCGGTGGCCTTCGGAGCGCTTCTCGCCGAGGGCATCGGCGACACGATCCGGGTGTCGCTGTCGGCGCCTCCGGCCGAGGAGGTCAAGGTCGGCAACCAGATCCTGGAGTCGCTCGGCCTGCGTGAGCGCGGCCTGGAGATCGTCTCCTGCCCGAGCTGCGGCCGCGCCCAGGTCGACGTCTACACGCTGGCCGACGAGGTCACCGCCGGCCTGGAGGGCATGGACGTGCCGCTGCGGGTGGCCGTCATGGGCTGCGTCGTCAACGGGCCGGGCGAGGCGCGCGACGCCGACCTCGGTGTGGCCTCGGGCAACGGCAAGGGCCAGATCTTCGTCAAGGGCGAGGTCATCAAGACCGTCCCCGAGTCCAAGATCGTGGAGACGCTGATCGAGGAGGCCATGCGGCTGGCCGAGGAGATGAAGGACTCCGGCGCGGAGTCGGGCGAACCCAGCGTCTCGGTGGCCGACTGA
- a CDS encoding PIN domain-containing protein, whose protein sequence is MWRGRHDRHHPTPEREVVNFCVSYSDRVLPITADITEEWGRLSVPDPLPVIDGLSAATAKVHGLTLVTRNTKDVRRPGVDLLDPFTFGK, encoded by the coding sequence CTGTGGCGCGGACGTCATGATCGACATCACCCCACACCAGAACGCGAGGTGGTAAATTTCTGTGTCTCCTACTCCGACCGTGTGCTCCCGATCACCGCGGACATAACCGAGGAGTGGGGGCGCCTGAGCGTTCCCGACCCTCTGCCCGTGATCGACGGCCTGTCGGCGGCGACGGCAAAGGTGCACGGACTGACGCTCGTGACCCGCAACACCAAGGACGTCCGTCGACCCGGCGTGGACCTGCTCGACCCTTTCACCTTCGGGAAGTAG